In Marinibacterium anthonyi, the DNA window CGGCGGTCACCCTGGCCAGGTGGAACAGCGCGTCGCCCTCGTTCACGATCGGCAGGTTGGCCCGCCCGATGATCAGCCCCGGATCGCCGGCGCGGATCTCCTCCTCGATCTCGCCGAACGGGTCCGAGATCACGCCCAGCAATTCCCCCGCCTCGACGATCTCGCCGATGCCCTTGAAGTTGCGCAACAGCCCGCCTGCGGGGGCGCGTTCCCAATGGGTCTCGGTTGTCTTGACCGGCACCGCCTCGGCCAGCGGCACACCGTCCTCGGGGATCATGCCCAGCACGTGCATCACCCGCAGGATTCCCGCCACACCGACCCGCGCCGACATCTCGTCGAACCGCAGCCCCTCGCCCGCCTCGTACAGCAGGATGTCGACGCCGCGCCGTTGCGCCTCCTTGCGCAAGGACCCGTCGCGCAGCTTCGACCGGATCACCACCGGCGCGCCGAAGGCATCGGCGTATTCCATCGTCTCGGGCTTGCCGGGCGACACGCGGATCTGGGGCATGTTCTCGCGGTGGATCGCCGCCGAATGCAGGTCGATGCCCAGATCGGACCGGTCCACGACCTCGGTCATGAACAGATACGCCAGCCGCCCGGCCAGCGACCCCTTCTCGCTGCCCGGAAACGACCGGTTCAGATCCCGCCGGTCGGGCAGGTAACGCGAATGGTTCAGGAACCCGAAGGTGTTCACGATCGGCACCACCAGCAGCGTGCCGCAGATCCGGTCCAGCTGCGGGCTGCGCAGCAGCCGCCGCGCGATCTCGACCCCGATCACCTCGTCGCCGTGGATCGCCGCGCTGACGAACAGCGTCGGGCCCGGCGTGCGCCCGTGCACCACGTGCACCGACATGGTCACCGGCGTGTGATCCGACAGCACGCTGACCGGCAGTTCTACGGTGCGCTGGGATCCCGGCGGCACCCGGATCGGGCCAAGCTGGAACGAGGGACGTGTGGACATGGGCGCGCCCTGATTATCGTTTTGCCAACCATGGTTATGCCACACCCCCCTGTCCGGCAAGCGCCATTGCGCCTGTCGCTCAGCCCCAGCTGTAGTTGAAGCTGACGCTGATGCGCTCGTCCTCGGCCATGTTCATCGGCACCTCGTGGCGCAGCCAGCTTTCCCACAGCAGCACGTCGCCGACCTTGGGTTTCTCGTAGACAAAGCTTTGCATCTCGCGCCGCGCGCCCTTCTTGCGCACCGGCGCGGCCATCATCATCTGGCTGCGTGGATCCTCCAGCTTCAGCGCGCTGGCCCCGTCGGGCATCGACACGTAGGTCGTGCCCGAGATCACCGAATGCGGATGGATGTGGCTGGTGTGGATGCCGCCTTCGGGCAGGATGTTGATCCAGATGTCCTCCAGCTTCACCTCGCGCCCGTCCAGGTCGAATTCCAGGTCCTCGACAAAGGCGGCGACATGGGCGTCCAGCACCTTGACCAGGTCGGCGAAGATCGGGAACCGCCACGGCAGATCGGTCAGCGACGCATAGGACGTATAGCCGGGATAGCCGTTCTCCTCGCACCATTCCTGGCCTGCCTCGTCATCCTCGGCGATGGAATAGCAGGCGCCCTCCAGCTCTTGGGGATCGATCGGCGATCCGTGTTCGGACAGGGCGGCCCGGTACAGGCGGGTGACGAAAAGGGAAGAAATCTCGGCCATGGCGCGTACTCCGGCAGGTTGGGCCACGCCCGCCCGGAAACGGGGGCGCGACCGAATCGGGTCAATTCTGGCCCCCTGCCTACGACCCGCCACTGCCAGAGAGAAGGCCCATCCCGCCGCAGCCCCGGGCCGGGGTTCACCCGGCCGCGCTGACGGCCTCTTCGATCCAGACCCGGAAATCGGTCAGCCGATGCGCCCCGAAGGAATGGATCAGCGGCACATCCGCCGCATCCCGCCCCCGGCCCACCAGCACCCGGCCATAACGCGTGTCGTTGTTGCGCGGATCGAACACCCACCATTGGCCGCCCAGCCAGACCTCGATCCAGGCGGCGAAATCCATCGGCGCATAGGGCGGCGGCTGGCCGACATCGCTGATGTATCCGGTGCAATAACGCGCCGGGATGTTCAGGCAACGGCACAGCGCGATGGCGGTATGGGCAAAGTCACGACAGACGCCGACCTTCTCCTTCAGCGCCTGCGCCGCTGTGCGCGTCGCCCGCGACTGCTGATAGTCGAACCGCAGGTAGCCATGCACAAAATCGCACACGGCCTGCACCCGCCCCCACCCCTCCGGGCCCTGGCCAAAGGCCTTCCAGGCGAATTCCGACAGCAGGTCGGTTTCGCAATAGCGGCTGGGCAGCAGGAAAAGGATCGCCTCGGGCGGCAGATCCTCCACCGGGACCTGGGGCGCGCCCTCGCCTCGCGGATCCGCCAGCCCGGCGTCGCGCACGATCCCGAAGGTCGCCACGTCAAACGATCCCTTCGGCGCCACCAGCCGGCTGCAGCTGTTGGCGAACCCGTCGACATAGGTGGACACCGCAACGGCGGGGCGCGTGTCCAGCGTGTCCGCCATCTCCATGTCGGCGGCGCGCGATGGATGCACCCGCAGCATGAGGATCATCGGCGTCGGTTCGGGAAGGTCGAACCGCATCCGGCAGCCCAGTCGCATTCGCATGTTTCGGTCTCGCCCGGAAAGGAACATCGCACCATGATCGGTCTTGTCCGGGCGATTGTCCAACGGCGTGGGCCTTGCACCGGTGCGGCGGGCCAAACCCTGCCCCGCACGCCCAAAGAAAAACCCCCGGCCGCATCCGCGCCCGGGGGTTTTCGATATCGTAGGGTGCGCCGTCGCGGCGCACCGTTCACCAGTCCTCGCGAACGACGACGCGGCTCTTGATCGGCAGTTTCATCGCGGCAAGGCGCAGCGCCTCGCGGGCGACGTCCTCGGACACGCCGTCCAGCTCGAACATGACCCGGCCCGGCTTGACGCGGGCGGCCCAGTAATCGACCGAACCCTTACCTTTACCCATCCGGACCTCGGTGGGCTTCGACGACACCGCGGTGTCGGGGAAGATCCGGATCCAGACACGGCCCTGACGCTTCATGTGACGCGTCATGGCCCGGCGGGCGGCTTCGATCTGGCGCGCGGTGATGCGCTCGGGCTGCAGCGCCTTCAGGCCGAAGGTGCCGAAGTTCAGGTCGGACCCGCCCTTCGCAACACCCTTGATGCGGCCCTTGAACTGCTTGCGGAACTTTGTGCGTTTTGGTTGAAGCATGGTTTTCTACTCCTTACCGGTCGCGGTCACGGCGGCCACCGCCACCAGCGCCACGGGGTGCCGGACCATCCTGCAGTTCCTGGGCCTTGCGGTCCCGAGCCTGCGGATCGTGTTCCATGATCTCGCCTTTGAAGATCCAGACCTTGATCCCGATGATGCCGTAGGGCGTCGTCGCTTCGGCATGCGCGTAATCGATGTCCGCACGCAGCGTGTGCAGCGGAACGCGACCTTCGCGATACCATTCGGTCCGTGCGATCTCGGCGCCGCCAAGACGGCCGGCGACGTTCACGCGGATCCCCAGCGACCCCATGCGCATCGCGTTCTGCACGCCGCGCTTCATGGCACGACGGAAGGACACGCGGCGCTCAAGCTGCTGAGCGATGGATTCGGCGACCAGCTGGGCGTCCAGCTCGGGCTTGCGGACCTCGACGATGTTGAGGTGCAGTTCGCTGTCCGTCATCTTGGCCAGCTTCTTGCGAAGCACCTCGATGTCGGCGCCCTTCTTGCCGATGATCACGCCCGGACGCGCGGTGTGAATGGTCACACGGCACTTCTTGTGGGGGCGTTCGATGATCACGCGGGCAATACCGGCCTGCTTGCATTCATCCTTGATGAACTCGCGGATCCGCAGATCCTCCAGCAGCAGATCACCGTAGTCCTTGGTGTCGGCGTACCAGCGGCTGTCCCAGGTGCGGTTGACCTGAAGGCGCATGCCGATCGGATTGACTTTCTGACCCATTAGGCTTGCTCCTCAACCTGGCGCACCTTGATGGTGAGCTCCGAGAACGGCTTCATGATCTTGCCGAACCGACCACGGGCACGCGGGCGGCCGCGCTTCAGGGTCAGGTTCTTGCCGACATAGGCTTCCGCGACGACCAGTTCGTCGACGTCCAGCCCATGGTTGTTCTCGGCATTGGCAATGGCCGACTGCAGGCACTTCTTGACGTCCTGCGCGATCCGCTTCTTCGAGAAGGTCAGGTCCGTCAGGGCCTTGTCCACCTTCTTGCCGCGGATCATGGCGGCCACGAGGTTCAGTTTCTGCGGGCTGGTGCGAAGCATACGGGTCTTGGCCATCGCTTCGTTTTCAGCCACGCGGCGGGGGTTCTTTTCCTTGCCCATGACTTACTTCCGTTTCGCTTTTTTATCAGCCGCATGGCCATAATAGGTCCGCGTCGGGGAATATTCACCGAACTTCTGACCGATCATGTCCTCGGACACCTGCACGGGAACGTGCTTTTGGCCGTTGTACACACCGAACGTCAGGCCCACGAACTGGGGCAGGATCGTCGAGCGGCGCGACCAGATCTTGATCACTTCATTCCGACCGGAATCGCGGGCCGCTTCGGCTTTCTTAAGCACGTAAGCGTCAACGAAAGGGCCTTTCCAAACAGAGCGAGACATATGTTAGCGCCCTTTCTTCTTGGCATGCCGCGAGCGGATGATCAGCTGCTGCGATGCCTTGTTCTTGTTCCGGGTGCGCTTGCCCTTGGTGTCCTTGCCCCAGGGCGTAACCGGCGTACGGCCACCCGAGGTCCGGCCTTCACCACCACCATGGGGGTGGTCGACCGGGTTCATCACGACACCACGAACCGACGGACGCTTGCCCTTGTGGCGCATACGGCCGGCTTTACCGAAGTTCTGGTTGCTGTTGTCGGGGTTCGACACGGCGCCCACGGTGGCCATGCATTCCTGGCGGACCAGGCGCAGTTCACCCGAACTCAGCCGGATCTGGGCGTAGCCACCGTCGCGGCCGACGAACTGGGCATAGGTGCCAGCTGCGCGTGCGATCTGGCCACCCTTGCCGGGCTTCAGCTCGATGTTGTGGACGATGGTACCGATCGGCAGGCCCGAGAACGGCATCGCGTTGCCCGGCTTGATGTCGGCCTTCTGGGCTGCAACGACCTTGTCGCCGACGGCCAGACGCTGAGGCGCCAGGATATACGCC includes these proteins:
- a CDS encoding ectoine utilization protein EutE, producing MSTRPSFQLGPIRVPPGSQRTVELPVSVLSDHTPVTMSVHVVHGRTPGPTLFVSAAIHGDEVIGVEIARRLLRSPQLDRICGTLLVVPIVNTFGFLNHSRYLPDRRDLNRSFPGSEKGSLAGRLAYLFMTEVVDRSDLGIDLHSAAIHRENMPQIRVSPGKPETMEYADAFGAPVVIRSKLRDGSLRKEAQRRGVDILLYEAGEGLRFDEMSARVGVAGILRVMHVLGMIPEDGVPLAEAVPVKTTETHWERAPAGGLLRNFKGIGEIVEAGELLGVISDPFGEIEEEIRAGDPGLIIGRANLPIVNEGDALFHLARVTAAGAESRIESLSTQLDGAAMFDEDEII
- a CDS encoding Transglutaminase-like superfamily protein gives rise to the protein MRMRLGCRMRFDLPEPTPMILMLRVHPSRAADMEMADTLDTRPAVAVSTYVDGFANSCSRLVAPKGSFDVATFGIVRDAGLADPRGEGAPQVPVEDLPPEAILFLLPSRYCETDLLSEFAWKAFGQGPEGWGRVQAVCDFVHGYLRFDYQQSRATRTAAQALKEKVGVCRDFAHTAIALCRCLNIPARYCTGYISDVGQPPPYAPMDFAAWIEVWLGGQWWVFDPRNNDTRYGRVLVGRGRDAADVPLIHSFGAHRLTDFRVWIEEAVSAAG
- the rplP gene encoding 50S ribosomal protein L16, yielding MLQPKRTKFRKQFKGRIKGVAKGGSDLNFGTFGLKALQPERITARQIEAARRAMTRHMKRQGRVWIRIFPDTAVSSKPTEVRMGKGKGSVDYWAARVKPGRVMFELDGVSEDVAREALRLAAMKLPIKSRVVVREDW